A stretch of the Candidatus Paceibacterota bacterium genome encodes the following:
- a CDS encoding RsmE family RNA methyltransferase: MRLHRFYIGDLFPTHGKIIIDNTDLLHQWRNVFRMKHEDQVILFNTAGTEFTCVLDVIDRKSATLSILSQAQGRKATRQLTLCAALIKKDNFDLILQKAVELGVTHIIPVISERSEKKGLNLERAARITIEASEQCGRVDVPIVEAPLSFDAALTRLTGTTAIIGFDPTGSTFDAHAFAHKSLALFIGPEGGWTEHEIDALQSAGRVLQLPTFILRAETAAIATLALATALS; this comes from the coding sequence ATGCGACTTCATCGATTCTATATAGGTGACCTTTTTCCAACACATGGAAAAATAATTATTGATAATACAGATTTGCTCCACCAATGGCGAAATGTTTTTCGAATGAAACATGAGGATCAAGTAATTCTATTTAACACCGCGGGAACAGAATTCACTTGTGTACTCGATGTAATTGACCGCAAATCAGCAACACTTTCTATTTTGAGTCAGGCACAAGGCAGAAAAGCAACACGCCAGCTCACACTCTGTGCAGCGCTCATCAAAAAAGACAACTTTGATTTAATCCTCCAAAAGGCAGTGGAGCTTGGGGTCACACATATTATTCCCGTCATTAGTGAGCGCAGCGAGAAGAAGGGATTAAATTTGGAACGTGCTGCACGAATCACCATAGAAGCATCTGAGCAATGTGGTCGTGTTGACGTCCCTATCGTAGAAGCACCACTTTCCTTTGACGCTGCACTCACCAGACTCACTGGAACAACAGCAATCATCGGCTTTGACCCAACAGGAAGCACGTTTGATGCACACGCTTTCGCACACAAAAGCCTCGCGCTATTTATCGGCCCCGAAGGTGGCTGGACAGAGCATGAGATAGACGCACTGCAGTCTGCGGGTCGAGTCTTGCAACTCCCC
- a CDS encoding HIT family protein: protein MTPEDCLFCKIANGNIPSEKIYEDDQTFAFLDINPINRGHTLVIPKRHAENIMTIRKEELAAVMETVRMLAPVIQRAVDADGINIGINNGSAAGQVIFHTHVHIMPRFEGDGHEHWQKKDISKESIAEAGIAIRKEL from the coding sequence ATGACTCCCGAAGACTGTCTTTTTTGCAAAATTGCCAATGGTAACATCCCTTCTGAAAAGATATATGAGGATGACCAAACTTTTGCATTCCTCGACATCAATCCAATCAATCGAGGGCACACTCTTGTCATCCCAAAACGACACGCAGAGAACATTATGACCATACGCAAAGAAGAACTTGCTGCAGTCATGGAGACGGTGCGTATGCTTGCACCCGTTATTCAACGCGCGGTCGATGCAGATGGCATAAACATTGGCATCAACAATGGATCAGCTGCCGGTCAAGTGATCTTTCATACTCACGTGCATATCATGCCTCGCTTTGAAGGCGATGGGCATGAGCACTGGCAAAAGAAAGACATCAGCAAAGAAAGCATTGCCGAAGCAGGTATTGCTATTCGCAAGGAACTCTAA